The window AAGAGGGAAGAGGGCGTCATAAAGTAGGAGATGGGAGACCTGGTCCCCATTCCGGCTCTGCAATGACTCTGAGCAGGTCACTCCCCTCTCCAGGCTTCTGTTTTGCAGGTATTTGCCTAAGAAGGCTAAGTGATCTTCAAGGGTCCTGTCAGCTCTAATATTCTGTGATTCTTGGCAAAAACAACCTCTTGCTTGGCTTTTACTCCTGGGAGGGTATAGAGCCATGTCAGGCCCAGCACCCTCCCCTCCTGACCTGGAGCTTGGGCTAGCTGGGGACAGGGTGTGGGGGCAGGAAGAAGGGAGTATTGGGAGGCACAGTAAGGCAAGAGAAGTGACAAAGGACTTCACGGGCCCCTCTCCTTTACCTCTCCCTTAACTGAGCAAATGCCGATGCTCCACCCACTTCACCAGAGCTCCCCCCGCCACACTTCCGTGCCTCCAATGTGCCCTGTCTGGATCCCTGCAGCCAGCACCTCTTAACCAGAGTCTCTCCTTGCTTTTCTCTGCATTCCTCCCTGGAGGCCGGGTGAAGGGTCCAACTGACAGGAAAACAAGGGATCTGCTGGAGCCCACAGAAGGGAGCATTTCCACCCCGCGCCCAGGGCAGACATGAGGAAGGAAGGCCCAAGTGAAGGTTTGGAGCGTTAGATGAGACAGGCAGGGACTAAAGCAGAGGGGACCTGGAGAAGAAGGGAGGCTTTCTGGGGCTGGGTCTCCAAAGTCAGTCCAGGGAGGGGCCAGGAAGATGGACTGGACGGATCCTTGTGAGAGAACGGGAATCATCCAAACTACAGCCAGGAGCATGCCACTGGGGGAAGCAGGCAGGTGAGAAGAGCTGGGCCCATCGGTGGCTACAGCAGGTGCGAGGTGAGAGCTGAATGGACGTGAGGCCTCCAGAGAAGCAGACCAATCTATGGAGGAGACAGAACCGCAGGGGGTGGGCACTTGGGGGCCCCTTCAGTCCTAAGGAGACAAAAATGACGAGAGAGAAGTCATGGACATATCCTAGGCCAAAGGAACTCCCCAGAAAGGAGAGGAGACCGCCTTCTctttcccctcaactccacttaGCCCAAACCTCAAGCCCAAGGCCCCTGAATTGGTGCCTGCCTGTCCCCATTGCAGTGGGACGGCCAGCAGACCAGGGGAGGGGCAGGCTTCAGCTCTCCTCTCTCTGCTGCCACCTTGGTTCTTCCCTCCTTCTCACAGCTCCGGGCAAGCACAGCCACAACTGTCCTCTTGTTCTCTGCCTGAGAGCCCCTAGAgctctctgcctccttccccaACTCTGGTGACAATCTACACTGGACATCTGTAGGTTTGCCCTGGGCACCCCTCCCCAGCCATTAAGGTCCACCAGGATGTCTAGAAATCTCTAAGCAGGCCAgcctccccaaccccaggcagcaggGTGGAAGGGAGACTGGCCCCAAGTATcaagcccctctctgggccttagacGAGATCGTCTGTAAAATAAAGGGGCTACACAGCTGCCCCATAAGCTCTCTTGCCAGCTCTAAGCCCGCGTGAGTGTGGCGCCAAGACTGCTTGATGGATGTGTCTGGCCAGTGATGAGCGGCAGGGTCACCCGGCTTCTAGGCTGTCCCTCTCCCTCCGCTTTAGCACTGTCCACTGAACAGAGGCTCAAGTACCTGCTTCAGAAAGGCATGGGTCCCTTATGGGAGAGGCGGGGCCGCTGGCGGCGGAATTTCCTCCGACCTCCCTGCCAGGGCCCTGGCCCATTCCTCGACCCTCTGGGCTGCACCAGGTGGCGGACATTGCCCTCTTCCAGCCCATTCCCATCGGGAAGCGGCATCAGGGACCCTGCAGGAAGGAGAAAGCCTGTTAGTGAGGAAGGTTGTTGGAAACGGGCAGGGGCTGCAGACCACAGGCCCGCGGGAGGGGTCGTCTGTCCATGTGGTGGCACTTCTCatagattttctttgtttctctttttcatattGAGGGAAAATTTGCCATTTCTGCACTGTCCTGGGACAAACGGAACCTCGTACTCACATCTTGCCATTGATGTAGCTGACTTTCTGTCCTTTTGACAGTTATATCGTGTTTCTGACAGGCACAAGTGGGTTCTTTCTTTGAAACGTCATTGGGGGGTGTCCACTTTGGGGTGTCATGCCTGTACTTGGCTGGGGGGCAGGAGGCAGTAATCACCATGGCACCTCTGCAACTGGTACACTTCAAACATTTCAGACATATGACATTACAATGACCCTCCCACCGccatgtacccatcacccagaTTCAACAGTTATCCAGATGGAGTCACATATGCTTTAGTTatcccttttctattttccttgactgcagtattttaaagcaaatcctgAACATCACGTCATTGTACTCCTACATCCTTTGATATGCAGGATGACCCACTTTTGAGTACTAGGGAGCTCATATCTCGCCCCTGGGTGTCTCATCAGTGGTTAGGCATCTCTAGGGCGCCAAGTCCTCCCAGTGGATGGGGCTGGGCCAGGCGGGTTAAGGGGGAGGGGTCTCTGACTCAGCCTGCCTCATGCTGTGACCAGATTTAGAGACCTGAGACCAGATTTAGAGACCAATAAATATTGCATGAATATttgagaatgaataaatgagagaaTGGTCACCTTCAGCAGCATGTCTGTGCACCAGGAGGGGGGTGGGCTATTGCAGTTGGTACCTCCCCACCAATGCCCTACCTCCTGAAATTCCCAGATCACACCTGCATCCTGTGTCTCATGTaaattctttccatttcaatcccAGCTGGCTTCTATTCTGCACTCTGGGGCTCCTCTTTACATCTGTCCGCATCTGTCAGGAGGCTTAGAGTAGAAGCCTCCTGACACCAGACTGAGCCCTGACAATGGAATCCAAGTGGTGCAGAGTATCCTTGGGTGCAGTGAGGGAAAAGACATGCAGGCCGACTCTCATGAAGCCTGCAGTCCATGCAGGGAAGCCGAGCTGCCACCCCCAAGACAAGCCTGGCTGGTGGTGGCAGGCAGTGTGCGGAGATGAGATGGTGCCGGGGAAGAGGCAGCCAGGCAGGGTACTTGTGCAATGCCCAGTACAGGCCTGCGCAGATACAGCATCTGAGGCCAGAGATAATGAATAACAGTCTCTCTCCCCCCGCATACCATCTGATTTGCCTGCATCTAAATCCCTGTCCCTCGAGCCCCATTGCCACCTACCCAGGAATTCCCACCACTTGCTCACAGTTTCCATAGAGCCTCCCATTGGCTGCTCACACCCCAGTCATACCCCTGGCAGctcccccttcccctctgcctctgcctccaacaTCCCCATGCTCTGTTCCTTCCTTGGCTCCTTGGTTTTTGTGAGTCCTCCTCTGCTTGCACACAATTTCCAAGTGTTTAGCCTCCTCTTGGGCCAAAAATGGGCGGGTTTGGCCTTAGGGCCCTCTTCCCCCAGGCTTCTGGGCCTGCAGTTCTCCCCACTCACACCCAGACATAcccaccccctccacacacacacacataaacacatattcTCCAAGTCTgcaccctccttccctctttccccaaGAAAAATCGCCAGGCCCATGAGGACCCCACTGTTGACTTGGGTCATTTGGTTAACTAGCCACACTTCCGTGCCAACTTATCCCTTAAATTCATAACCTATGAGAATTAAAAGAAGAATTATCTTAGCACTTTGGAGCAGTAAGTATGGATGGAACAAGGGGGCTGTTTCTGTTTGACTGTCATAGAGCTACCCTCTTGGCGCCATCTGTGAGGGGGCTGCGgctggagagggagaggaaggaaagaccTTCACTAAGCTCCCCACCGCAGCTGCTTCAGCCTCTGCCTTGAGTTCTGGGGTCCCCACAAGGCTCACCCTGATCACTGAGGGCGGATCTGAATGATGCTGATAAGGAGCAGGGGAAGAACCTAGGGGCCTTGTGAAGTGAACCAAGTCAACACTTGGCTCTCACCTCTGCACCTTCGACTGCTGGGGGTGTAGAAGGGATGGGGCAGTGGTGCAGGCCATTGTAGCTCAGGGTGGTGGCAGACATGAAGAGAAGCACGGTGCCAGGAAGGAGAGGGCATCATCTCCATGTGCTCAGCACCCAAGATTGTGAGTGTCTGTGGCAGTCAGAAAGTGAGGGCTAGAGGCCATATGTCAGGATGGGGAGCAGGGTTGGTGGCTCTGACTCTGGCCAGGAAGATGTCTAGACTCTAGGTCTGCAGAGAAGAACCACTCTGAGCTGACTGAGCCCCCTGCCAGGCCCTGGAGAGCAGCTCCGGGCTTCTTGTGTCCCTCCCATTGGGTTGGGGACTCATTGTCCTCAGCATCACCGAGATCTGCCGGCTCCTCCCGCACTCTAAGCCCATCACCCACCTGTTTCCTACTTTTGATTCTGAGTCTGGCTCACCATCAGATAAGCTGACACCTGAAACCCTGGCTTTATCCTGTCCAAAGGAACAAATTAGAGGCTGTTGATTCTCATCACTGCAGAGGTCTTGACTGTACAAAAGAATTCCCCTTTAGAAATGGAGGCCAGCCCTAATgcacttaaatattttcttccagctcATTTGCTACGTAAAAGGAGGCTGGAGCAATCCTCCAAACAATCTCGAGCCTAGAGAGATTGGAGCCATTGCCTGCTGAAGTGCCATCAGCCACGAAGCTACAGCATCTCCATGCTGAGAACCACAGTCTGGGGGAGGACAGGATTTGACTTTCATGCTATCTGAACTCCAACCCTGCCAACGCACAAAAAGGTACTTGCGACTTTTCAGGAACATGCCAGTCTCATCAGGAATGACGCACCTGTTTTTCCTCTCTCAGTCTGGCCTGTCTTGTGATGACTTTAAAAGCCCAAACGTATGCTCCTGTGGGGACCCCGCTGGCAATGCCCCTCCACTGCTCTGTGGTCCTGCATGTGTCTCTTTGTCTGCCCAGCCCCCCATCCCAGTCGCCTTCTCCAGGGCCCTGTGCTGTCTCCAGTGCCAGCTTTGCTGCCCTGGGATACATCATGCTCTGTCTGGTGGCCCTCTGCTTCCCTTGCTTTAGTTATTTGCGAGGAGAGGCCTGGCTCAGGTTACACGGGTGCTTAGTGCTGAGGACTGGGGATGGAGTAGAGATGCCCTTCCCTGAGCAGGAGGGGTACAGTAGGCTCTCCTCACACTCCCACTGTGACTGCAGGCTTTGAGCTGGGCCTGCGGAGcgggaggagaaggggaaaaagAGGGGTGCTCAGAGACCGAGGGACACTTGGCCCTGGCCCAGGAGTTCTCAGACTCAAAAGAGCAAAGTGTATCCCAGGTCAGGAGGCAGTGGAGGAGTGTACGTGGTGGTAGCAGGGTGATGAGAGGCGGCGTGGAGAGGGGTCAGGGGTGGACATTCCAAGTCAAGACAGACTGTGGAGAGGAGGAAGTGTGGTTTTCAGGCTGGAACTTTGACTGGGGACTCTGGCTGGGGACAGCATGCCAGTCCGGGCCAAGGACAAAGTGGTTCTGGGATTCCTGCTTCTAACCCAGGACAGGAGCCAGCGAGAGCAGGACATGTGTACCTGGACCCTTGGCTGGTGGCCACCTCCAGGGACATGCCCTTCCTTGGCTCCAGGAGAAGTCAGGGAGTAGAGAAGTCAGTGAGAGCCCTGAAAGTTTCCAGCACGAGGCTTGAGCAAAATGTGAGGGCAACGAATTTATCCAAATCAGAGTGGACAGATGACCTAATGAAGACGGGGGAATTAAAGCACGAAGTGGCAGGCTCTGGACCAGCCACACGGTGTTCGGGCATCCTGGCTGACTTCCCTTCCCTTGAAACCAGCTCTCTCCCCTTTGCTAGTACTGTCCCAATGGCTGGGACCCAGGAGGGTCTGAGTGGTTGTCTATTGGCCAGGGGTCTCCCCACAGCCTCTAGGGGGAGCACCAAATGTGCAGATCCAGGAGCCCTACCTTCCTCTGGAACACTCTCTGCACCCAGTCTTTTTCTTCCCTGAAGGCACCACCCTGGACTATTTGCCTGTGGTGGTATTGTGCAAGCGTCGTGCCTTGCCAATGACACCAGATGGTAGGCTCCCTGAGGACAGGCTGGTATGGTGTATCATTCGTATCTTACATTCGTATCTTTTGCTCCCTCTGTTACCTGCCTGACAGGAGTTTCTGTGGAAAAAGCCTGCCCACTTCTTAGTGTGGTGGTGGTTCACTTCGTGTTCAGGTCTTGAATAGAGAAATCACCGGCCAGCTACCTGGAGGCAGGAGGTGCCAGCCCCAACCA of the Pongo abelii isolate AG06213 chromosome X, NHGRI_mPonAbe1-v2.0_pri, whole genome shotgun sequence genome contains:
- the APLN gene encoding apelin, whose translation is MNLRLCVQALLLLWLSLTAVCGGSLMPLPDGNGLEEGNVRHLVQPRGSRNGPGPWQGGRRKFRRQRPRLSHKGPMPF